One Parageobacillus sp. KH3-4 genomic region harbors:
- the atpA gene encoding F0F1 ATP synthase subunit alpha, which yields MSIRAEEISALIKQQIENYESEIQVSDVGTVIQIGDGIARAHGLDNVMAGELVEFSNGVMGMALNLEENNVGIVILGPYTGIKEGDEVRRTGRIMEVPVGEALIGRVVNPLGQPVDGLGPIETTETRPIESPAPGVMDRKSVHEPLQTGIKAIDSLVPIGRGQRELIIGDRQTGKTSIAIDTIINQKDQNMICIYVAIGQKESTVRTVVETLRKHGALDYTIVVTASASQPAPLLFLAPYAGVAMGEYFMYKGQHVLVVYDDLSKQAAAYRELSLLLRRPPGREAYPGDIFYLHSRLLERAAKLSDAKGGGSLTALPFVETQAGDISAYIPTNVISITDGQIFLQSDLFFSGVRPAINAGLSVSRVGGAAQIKAMKKVSGTLRLDLAAYRELEAFAQFGSDLDKATQAKLARGARTVEVLKQDLHAPIPVEKQVAIIYALTRGFLDDIPVEDIRRFEKEFFIWLDQNGQHLLEHIRTTKDLPNEEDFNKAIEAFKKTFVVSQ from the coding sequence ATGAGCATCAGAGCGGAAGAAATAAGCGCGCTCATTAAGCAGCAAATTGAAAATTACGAGTCGGAAATTCAAGTAAGCGATGTCGGCACGGTAATTCAAATTGGTGACGGTATCGCGCGCGCCCACGGTTTGGATAACGTCATGGCAGGGGAGCTTGTCGAGTTTTCCAATGGCGTCATGGGAATGGCGTTAAACTTGGAAGAAAACAACGTCGGTATTGTTATTTTAGGTCCATATACAGGAATTAAAGAAGGCGACGAAGTGCGCCGTACAGGCCGGATTATGGAAGTGCCTGTCGGAGAAGCGTTAATTGGCCGCGTCGTCAATCCTTTAGGGCAACCGGTCGACGGTTTAGGACCAATCGAAACGACAGAAACCCGTCCGATCGAAAGCCCAGCTCCAGGCGTTATGGATCGGAAATCTGTTCATGAACCGCTGCAAACGGGAATTAAAGCGATTGACTCGTTAGTGCCGATCGGCCGCGGTCAGCGTGAGCTCATCATCGGAGACCGCCAAACAGGGAAAACATCGATCGCGATTGACACGATCATCAACCAAAAAGATCAAAATATGATTTGTATTTACGTTGCAATCGGACAAAAAGAATCAACGGTTCGTACGGTTGTCGAAACATTGCGGAAACACGGTGCGCTAGATTATACCATCGTTGTGACGGCATCCGCATCGCAACCAGCGCCATTGTTGTTCCTTGCGCCGTATGCGGGCGTGGCGATGGGTGAATATTTCATGTATAAAGGCCAGCACGTACTTGTTGTTTACGACGATTTATCGAAACAAGCAGCGGCTTACCGCGAATTGTCGCTCTTGCTTCGCCGTCCACCAGGCCGTGAAGCGTATCCTGGGGATATCTTCTACTTGCACTCTCGCCTTTTAGAGCGCGCGGCAAAATTAAGCGATGCCAAAGGCGGCGGTTCGCTAACGGCGCTTCCGTTCGTGGAAACGCAGGCTGGCGACATTTCCGCTTACATTCCGACGAACGTCATCTCCATTACAGACGGACAAATTTTCTTGCAATCCGACTTATTCTTCTCCGGCGTCCGTCCAGCGATCAACGCTGGTCTTTCCGTATCTCGCGTCGGTGGCGCGGCACAAATTAAAGCGATGAAGAAAGTATCGGGTACGCTTCGTTTGGACTTAGCGGCGTACCGTGAACTTGAAGCGTTCGCACAGTTCGGTTCAGATCTTGATAAAGCGACGCAGGCGAAGCTCGCTCGTGGTGCCCGCACGGTGGAAGTGCTAAAACAAGATTTACATGCGCCGATCCCAGTCGAAAAACAAGTGGCGATCATTTATGCGCTTACCCGCGGTTTCTTAGACGACATTCCAGTTGAGGATATTCGCCGCTTTGAAAAAGAGTTCTTCATATGGCTCGATCAAAACGGCCAGCACTTGCTTGAACATATTCGCACAACAAAAGATCTTCCAAACGAAGAAGATTTCAACAAAGCGATCGAAGCGTTCAAGAAAACGTTTGTCGTTTCCCAATAA
- a CDS encoding F0F1 ATP synthase subunit delta, which translates to MNKETIAKRYALALFQIAVEKQLLERLEEEIRAVWQALAENDEFLSLLTYPKLSLEKKKALIKETFAAVSAPLRNTLLLLLERHRIDIVPELAQQFIDLVNEARGVAEATAYSARPLTEEEKRALSDVFAKKMGKATLRIENIVDPSLIGGVKLRIGNRIYDGSISGKLERIQRQLIG; encoded by the coding sequence ATGAATAAAGAAACTATAGCAAAGCGGTACGCGTTGGCTCTTTTTCAAATCGCCGTGGAAAAGCAGCTTCTTGAGCGGTTAGAGGAAGAAATTCGTGCCGTTTGGCAAGCGCTTGCTGAAAATGATGAGTTTTTATCGCTATTGACATATCCGAAGCTATCACTGGAAAAGAAAAAAGCGTTAATCAAAGAAACGTTCGCGGCGGTATCAGCGCCATTGCGAAATACATTGTTGCTTTTGCTGGAACGCCATCGCATTGACATCGTTCCAGAGCTGGCGCAGCAGTTTATCGATTTGGTGAACGAAGCGCGCGGCGTCGCTGAGGCGACCGCATATTCAGCTCGTCCGTTAACGGAGGAAGAAAAACGCGCACTTTCGGATGTGTTTGCGAAAAAAATGGGCAAAGCGACGCTTCGCATTGAGAATATCGTCGACCCAAGCTTAATCGGAGGCGTGAAGTTGCGCATCGGCAACCGCATTTATGACGGTAGCATCAGCGGAAAATTGGAACGAATTCAACGACAGCTTATCGGCTAA
- the atpF gene encoding F0F1 ATP synthase subunit B has protein sequence MLFNIKLLALGEAAHHTGINSGDIIYQLLIFIILLALLRKFAWQPLMNIMKQREEHIANEIDQAEKHRQEAEKLLAEQRELMKQSRQEAQQLIENARKLAEEQKEQIIASARAEAERLKETAKKEIEREKEQAMAALREQVASLSVLIASKVIEKELTEQDQAKLINEYIQEVGEGR, from the coding sequence GTGTTATTTAATATAAAGCTATTGGCGCTGGGCGAAGCCGCGCATCATACAGGCATCAACAGCGGCGACATTATTTATCAGCTGTTAATATTTATTATCTTGTTGGCCTTATTGCGCAAGTTCGCTTGGCAGCCGTTAATGAATATTATGAAACAGCGCGAAGAGCACATTGCCAATGAAATTGACCAAGCGGAAAAACATCGCCAAGAAGCGGAAAAGCTATTGGCAGAACAGCGCGAACTGATGAAACAATCCCGCCAAGAAGCACAGCAGCTCATTGAAAACGCGCGCAAGCTTGCTGAGGAACAAAAAGAGCAAATTATTGCGTCTGCCCGTGCGGAAGCGGAGCGTTTAAAAGAAACAGCGAAAAAAGAAATCGAACGCGAAAAAGAACAAGCGATGGCCGCGCTGCGTGAGCAAGTCGCTTCACTGTCCGTATTGATTGCTTCGAAAGTGATTGAAAAAGAGTTGACTGAACAAGATCAAGCGAAGCTGATTAACGAGTACATTCAAGAGGTAGGAGAAGGTAGATGA
- the atpE gene encoding F0F1 ATP synthase subunit C produces MNLIAAAIAVGLAALGAGIGNGLIVGRTVEGIARQPELRSVLQTTMFIGVALVEALPIIGVVISFIVMNR; encoded by the coding sequence ATGAATTTGATTGCAGCTGCGATTGCAGTAGGTTTAGCGGCGCTTGGTGCCGGTATCGGTAACGGTTTAATCGTAGGTCGTACAGTGGAAGGGATTGCACGTCAGCCAGAATTGCGTTCTGTTTTGCAAACGACAATGTTTATCGGGGTTGCGTTAGTTGAGGCGCTACCGATCATTGGTGTCGTTATTTCCTTCATCGTCATGAACAGATAA
- the atpB gene encoding F0F1 ATP synthase subunit A — protein MQHEAPIREFLGLTFNLSNVLMITITSLIVFIIAIVATRSLQLRPTGMQNFIEWVFDFVKGIINSTMDWQTGGRFLTLGVTLIMYIFVANMLGLPFSVRVGDVLWWKSPTADATITLTLAVMIVGLTHYYGVKMKGVSEYMRDYTRPMLFLFPLKIVEEFANTLTLGLRLYGNIFAGEILLGLLAGLGTNHGVLGAIGAAIPMMAWQAFSIFVGCIQAFIFTMLTMVYMAHKVSQDH, from the coding sequence TTGCAACACGAAGCGCCTATTCGGGAGTTTTTAGGGCTGACATTCAACTTATCTAACGTTTTAATGATAACGATCACAAGCTTGATCGTATTTATCATTGCCATCGTGGCAACGCGGTCTTTACAATTGCGTCCGACAGGAATGCAAAACTTCATTGAATGGGTGTTTGATTTCGTTAAAGGAATCATCAACAGCACCATGGATTGGCAAACGGGCGGTCGTTTTTTAACGTTGGGTGTTACGCTCATCATGTACATCTTCGTTGCAAACATGCTCGGCTTGCCGTTTTCCGTTCGCGTAGGCGATGTGCTGTGGTGGAAGTCGCCGACGGCAGATGCCACGATTACGCTTACGCTCGCCGTCATGATTGTGGGGCTCACCCATTACTACGGCGTGAAAATGAAGGGCGTATCCGAGTATATGCGTGATTATACGCGACCAATGCTTTTCTTGTTCCCATTGAAAATCGTTGAGGAGTTTGCCAATACTTTAACGTTGGGGCTCCGTCTTTACGGAAACATTTTCGCTGGCGAAATTTTGCTAGGATTGCTAGCAGGGCTTGGGACAAACCATGGAGTGCTTGGCGCCATCGGTGCGGCAATTCCGATGATGGCGTGGCAGGCATTTAGTATTTTCGTCGGATGTATCCAAGCGTTCATTTTCACAATGTTAACAATGGTTTATATGGCCCATAAAGTCAGCCAAGACCATTAA
- a CDS encoding ATP synthase subunit I, with translation MDKFRQMFLRQLKYILYLLSLYTLGWGFTEYKKFFLSLILGTVISAFMLWSLTRKIEKVGRAVSERKKVRTIGTLSRLALAALAAAIALEYPQYFAIVPVVLGLMTSYIVIIIDFLLQKFRNNGQYI, from the coding sequence ATGGACAAATTCCGGCAAATGTTTTTGCGGCAGCTCAAATACATATTGTATTTGCTTTCGCTTTATACGTTAGGGTGGGGTTTTACTGAATATAAGAAGTTTTTTTTAAGCTTGATTCTTGGAACAGTCATTAGCGCGTTTATGCTGTGGAGTTTAACGCGTAAAATCGAAAAAGTGGGACGAGCGGTTTCAGAACGCAAAAAAGTGCGCACGATCGGGACGCTTTCTCGCTTGGCGCTGGCGGCGCTGGCAGCGGCGATCGCCCTCGAATATCCGCAATATTTCGCCATCGTGCCTGTAGTGCTGGGATTAATGACATCCTATATTGTCATTATAATAGATTTCCTTCTGCAGAAATTTCGAAATAATGGACAATATATATGA
- a CDS encoding AtpZ/AtpI family protein has product MRPKQRHPFQAMALMSAIVSQLVGSILVGVFGGKWIDGKFHTEPIFLIVGLFIGLAAGVYAMLRLIRQYFPEE; this is encoded by the coding sequence ATGCGTCCGAAACAACGCCACCCGTTTCAAGCAATGGCGCTTATGTCCGCCATCGTGTCCCAACTAGTTGGTTCAATTTTAGTAGGTGTATTTGGCGGAAAATGGATTGATGGGAAATTCCATACAGAACCGATTTTCCTCATTGTCGGTCTGTTCATTGGGCTGGCAGCTGGGGTATATGCGATGTTGCGTTTAATCCGTCAATATTTCCCAGAGGAGTAG
- the upp gene encoding uracil phosphoribosyltransferase, with the protein MGKVYVFDHPLIQHKLTYIRDKNTGTKEFRELVEEVATLMAFEITRDLPLEEVEIETPVSKAKSKVIAGKKLGVIPILRAGMGMVDGILKLIPAAKVGHIGLYRDPETLKPVEYYVKLPTDVEERDFIVVDPMLATGGSAVEAINALKKRGAKSIKFMCLIAAPEGVEAVKKAHPDVDIYIAALDEKLNDHGYIVPGLGDAGDRLFGTK; encoded by the coding sequence ATGGGGAAAGTATATGTATTCGATCATCCACTCATCCAACATAAGCTGACATATATCCGCGACAAAAACACCGGCACGAAAGAGTTCCGTGAACTCGTCGAAGAAGTGGCAACGTTGATGGCGTTTGAAATTACGCGCGACCTTCCGCTTGAAGAAGTGGAAATTGAAACGCCGGTCAGCAAAGCAAAATCGAAAGTGATCGCCGGCAAAAAACTTGGGGTCATTCCGATTTTGCGCGCGGGAATGGGCATGGTCGACGGCATTTTAAAATTGATTCCGGCCGCGAAAGTTGGCCATATCGGTTTATACCGCGACCCGGAAACGTTAAAGCCGGTCGAATATTATGTGAAGCTGCCAACCGATGTCGAAGAGCGCGATTTTATCGTCGTTGACCCGATGCTTGCGACGGGAGGCTCAGCGGTCGAGGCGATTAACGCCTTGAAAAAGCGCGGTGCAAAAAGCATTAAATTTATGTGTTTGATCGCTGCTCCGGAAGGCGTTGAAGCGGTGAAAAAAGCGCATCCGGACGTCGATATTTATATCGCTGCGCTCGATGAAAAACTAAATGATCATGGTTATATCGTCCCGGGACTCGGGGACGCCGGCGACCGCCTGTTCGGTACAAAATAG
- the glyA gene encoding serine hydroxymethyltransferase translates to MNHLPQQDPQVFEAIQSELKRQQSKIELIASENFVSRAVMEAQGSVLTNKYAEGYPGRRYYGGCEYVDVVEDLARERAKELFGAEHANVQPHSGAQANMAVYFTVLKHGDTVLGMNLSHGGHLTHGSPVNFSGVQYNFVEYGVDPETHTIDYDEVLEKARVHKPRLIVAGASAYPRIIDFQRFREIADEVGAYLMVDMAHIAGLVAAGLHPNPVPYAHFVTTTTHKTLRGPRGGMILCKEEFAKQIDKAIFPGIQGGPLMHVIAAKAVALGEALQDSFKTYAQNIVNNAKRLAEALKKEGFTLVSGGTDNHLLLIDLRPQGLTGKVAEKVLDEIGITVNKNTIPYDPESPFVTSGIRIGTAAVTTRGFGLEEMDEIASIISLALKNHEDEAKLEEARKRVAALTEKFPLYR, encoded by the coding sequence ATGAACCACTTGCCACAACAAGATCCGCAAGTGTTCGAAGCGATTCAAAGCGAACTGAAACGTCAGCAATCGAAAATTGAATTAATCGCATCGGAAAACTTTGTAAGCCGTGCCGTCATGGAAGCGCAAGGATCGGTATTAACGAATAAATACGCTGAAGGATATCCAGGTCGCCGCTATTACGGCGGCTGCGAATATGTCGATGTTGTCGAAGATTTGGCGCGCGAACGGGCAAAAGAATTGTTTGGCGCGGAGCACGCGAACGTACAGCCGCATTCTGGCGCGCAGGCGAACATGGCGGTATATTTTACCGTGTTGAAGCACGGCGATACAGTGCTTGGGATGAATTTGTCGCACGGCGGCCATTTAACGCACGGAAGCCCAGTCAACTTTAGCGGCGTTCAATATAACTTCGTCGAATATGGCGTCGATCCGGAAACGCATACGATTGATTATGATGAAGTGCTCGAAAAAGCGCGCGTACATAAGCCAAGACTGATTGTAGCTGGGGCAAGCGCTTATCCGCGCATCATCGATTTCCAACGTTTCCGCGAAATCGCTGATGAGGTAGGAGCGTATTTGATGGTAGACATGGCGCATATTGCAGGTCTTGTTGCGGCAGGTCTTCATCCGAACCCAGTGCCGTACGCGCACTTTGTCACTACCACGACGCACAAAACGCTCCGCGGACCGCGCGGCGGGATGATCCTTTGCAAAGAAGAATTTGCGAAGCAAATCGACAAAGCGATCTTCCCGGGTATCCAAGGTGGACCGCTTATGCACGTCATCGCGGCGAAAGCGGTCGCGCTCGGTGAAGCGTTGCAGGACAGCTTTAAAACGTACGCGCAAAACATCGTTAACAACGCAAAACGGCTCGCGGAAGCGCTCAAAAAAGAAGGCTTTACGCTCGTTTCCGGCGGAACGGACAACCACTTGTTGCTCATTGACTTGCGCCCGCAAGGATTGACCGGGAAAGTGGCGGAAAAAGTGTTGGATGAAATCGGCATTACCGTGAATAAAAACACCATTCCGTACGATCCGGAAAGCCCGTTTGTGACAAGCGGCATCCGCATCGGCACCGCCGCGGTGACGACGCGCGGATTCGGCTTGGAAGAAATGGACGAAATTGCGAGCATTATTAGCCTTGCGTTAAAAAACCACGAAGACGAAGCAAAATTAGAAGAAGCGCGGAAACGCGTGGCGGCGTTGACGGAAAAATTTCCGCTATATCGTTAA
- a CDS encoding TIGR01440 family protein, with translation MLSPLSQWKQQWQTIIREFRRQVPLSSEHILVVGCSTSEVIGEKIGTAGSMEVAEMLFDELKKWHDETGVQLAFQCCEHLNRALVVERKTAVSRQLEIVSVVPVRSAGGAMAAYAYRHMADPVVVEFIQADAGIDIGDTLIGMHLKHVAVPVRVSLKQVGHAHVTLAKTRPKLIGGARAVYSLENPNTSCTS, from the coding sequence ATGCTTTCTCCACTGTCGCAATGGAAGCAGCAATGGCAGACGATTATTCGCGAATTTCGCCGGCAAGTTCCGCTTTCATCTGAGCATATTCTTGTCGTCGGCTGCAGCACGAGCGAAGTGATCGGCGAGAAAATCGGAACGGCCGGATCCATGGAAGTCGCCGAAATGCTGTTTGACGAATTGAAAAAATGGCATGATGAAACAGGGGTGCAGCTGGCCTTTCAATGCTGCGAACATTTAAACCGCGCGCTTGTCGTAGAAAGAAAGACCGCTGTATCCCGCCAGCTTGAAATCGTCTCGGTCGTTCCTGTCCGATCCGCCGGCGGAGCTATGGCTGCATACGCTTATCGCCATATGGCCGATCCCGTTGTTGTCGAATTTATCCAAGCCGACGCCGGCATCGATATCGGCGACACGTTGATCGGCATGCATTTAAAGCATGTCGCCGTTCCCGTTCGCGTGTCGTTAAAACAGGTCGGCCATGCCCACGTGACATTGGCGAAAACGAGACCAAAACTGATCGGCGGCGCCCGCGCGGTCTATTCTTTAGAAAATCCGAATACTTCTTGTACTTCCTGA
- the rpiB gene encoding ribose 5-phosphate isomerase B, with amino-acid sequence MKVAIASDHAGIRIREEIKKLMDELGIEYIDLGCDCETSVDYPDYAIPVAEKVANGEVDRGILICGTGIGMTIAANKVKGVRCALCHDVYSAKVTRQHNDSNVLAMGERVIGPGLAREIAEVWLTTKFEGGRHARRVEKITQYETEH; translated from the coding sequence ATGAAAGTTGCAATTGCGTCTGATCACGCAGGAATTCGTATTCGTGAAGAAATTAAAAAATTAATGGACGAATTGGGGATCGAATATATCGATTTAGGATGTGACTGTGAAACATCAGTCGATTATCCCGATTACGCGATTCCAGTCGCGGAAAAAGTGGCAAACGGAGAAGTCGATCGCGGCATTTTAATTTGCGGCACGGGAATTGGCATGACGATCGCGGCAAATAAAGTAAAAGGCGTTCGTTGCGCGCTTTGCCATGACGTATATAGCGCCAAAGTGACGCGCCAGCATAACGACAGCAACGTGCTGGCGATGGGAGAGCGCGTCATCGGGCCGGGGCTGGCGCGCGAAATTGCGGAAGTGTGGCTGACGACGAAATTTGAAGGCGGACGCCACGCCAGACGCGTGGAAAAAATTACGCAATACGAAACCGAGCATTAA
- a CDS encoding methyl-accepting chemotaxis protein, whose product MERTKRKYRFSIRLKLVVFTTVLAIITYSTSAFFIYVLYDLFFTSMNKSVFTIITLLLGIIWSGILAYIASGVITKPLHRLEQAAIKAASGQINEDVPLSKSDDEIRSLGLAFNEMLRSLRTIVQNIEDNFSRTNEKVVEITNASLVASERSKDIAHTIEEISKGANDSAVSMQTAAESVDDVLRIADQVQQKANQSEQLAKEMVTTLHKSREVIGSLVSGIEQLARDNQTSLVAVQRLEQHAKEVENIISLVGDIAGQTNLLALNASIEAARAGEHGKGFAVVAEEVRKLADESAKAVQGISELIQNIQKEVAHVVAQIHEQVKAANEEAAKGADTNDAIAEMTQSIHEVVRSVQEIAELVKEQMTHIEKAAIQSQEVAAIAEETSAGATEVTAATQEQTSVIQHVNELAGELAEQAKKLKETIDQFGTR is encoded by the coding sequence ATGGAAAGGACAAAACGGAAATATCGCTTTAGTATACGCCTGAAGCTTGTTGTGTTTACAACAGTATTAGCCATCATTACGTATTCTACAAGCGCATTTTTTATTTATGTTTTGTATGATTTATTCTTCACTTCGATGAACAAAAGCGTGTTTACCATTATTACACTATTGCTCGGCATCATCTGGTCAGGCATACTTGCGTACATAGCATCAGGAGTTATCACGAAGCCGTTACACCGGCTGGAACAGGCGGCGATTAAAGCGGCGAGCGGACAAATTAACGAAGATGTTCCGTTATCTAAATCAGATGACGAAATTCGGTCATTAGGGCTTGCCTTCAATGAAATGTTGCGAAGTTTGCGAACAATCGTGCAAAACATTGAAGATAACTTTTCCCGTACGAATGAGAAAGTCGTCGAAATTACGAACGCCTCTCTCGTTGCGTCAGAGCGTTCGAAAGATATTGCTCACACGATTGAAGAAATTTCTAAAGGAGCAAATGACTCTGCTGTATCGATGCAAACGGCTGCCGAATCGGTGGACGATGTGCTGCGCATCGCCGATCAAGTGCAGCAAAAGGCAAACCAGTCGGAACAATTAGCAAAAGAGATGGTGACAACGCTGCATAAAAGCCGCGAAGTTATCGGCTCGCTTGTTAGTGGCATCGAACAGTTGGCGCGCGATAACCAAACGTCTTTAGTTGCTGTCCAGCGGCTAGAACAGCATGCAAAAGAAGTAGAAAACATCATTTCTCTTGTTGGCGATATTGCCGGGCAAACGAATTTGCTTGCTTTAAACGCCTCCATCGAAGCGGCGCGCGCTGGGGAGCATGGCAAAGGTTTCGCCGTTGTCGCGGAGGAAGTCCGCAAGCTTGCCGATGAAAGCGCGAAAGCGGTGCAAGGAATTTCCGAACTGATTCAAAACATTCAAAAAGAAGTTGCGCATGTCGTCGCGCAAATTCATGAGCAAGTAAAGGCTGCGAATGAGGAAGCAGCAAAAGGCGCTGATACGAACGACGCGATTGCGGAAATGACCCAATCGATTCACGAAGTCGTCCGTTCTGTCCAAGAAATCGCTGAATTAGTGAAAGAACAAATGACCCATATCGAAAAAGCAGCGATTCAGTCGCAGGAAGTGGCGGCGATCGCCGAAGAAACGTCGGCCGGAGCAACGGAGGTAACGGCGGCGACGCAAGAGCAAACTTCCGTTATTCAGCATGTAAACGAACTGGCGGGAGAATTGGCGGAACAAGCGAAAAAATTAAAAGAAACAATTGACCAATTTGGCACAAGATAA
- a CDS encoding low molecular weight protein arginine phosphatase encodes MSHRILFVCTGNTCRSPMAAALLNSKQLPDVEVKSAGVFAVEGSDASLHAKAVLKEKGIEAEHRSSLLKKEDVDWATHIFAMTARHKQLIIERFPDAKEKTFTLKEFVLGKRGDVSDPFGGSIETYRQTRDELEKLIDHLARKLGGEENGKDKTEISL; translated from the coding sequence ATGTCGCATCGTATCTTATTTGTTTGTACGGGGAACACTTGTCGCAGCCCGATGGCGGCAGCGCTGCTTAACAGCAAGCAGCTGCCGGATGTGGAGGTGAAATCAGCGGGAGTGTTTGCCGTGGAGGGCAGCGATGCTTCGCTTCATGCGAAAGCGGTTTTAAAAGAAAAAGGGATTGAGGCGGAACATCGTTCGTCGCTGTTAAAAAAGGAAGATGTCGATTGGGCGACGCATATTTTCGCGATGACGGCTAGGCATAAGCAACTAATCATTGAAAGATTTCCAGACGCGAAAGAGAAAACGTTCACGCTCAAAGAATTTGTTCTCGGAAAACGAGGAGACGTATCCGATCCGTTTGGAGGCTCTATTGAAACGTATCGTCAGACGAGAGATGAGCTAGAAAAACTAATTGATCATCTTGCACGTAAGCTTGGGGGAGAAGAGAATGGAAAGGACAAAACGGAAATATCGCTTTAG
- a CDS encoding manganese efflux pump MntP family protein, with the protein MGVFIGELVALSMMAFALGMDAFSVALGMGLFRLRFKQIFYIGVTIGVFHIIMPLLGIFAGRFLSQQFGGIASYIGGVLLLLLGMQMIATSFKKEDDSFASPMGIGLIFFAFSVSLDSFSVGLSLGIYGARTLLTILLFGFFSMILTWIGLMLGRHFQQWLGAYSEALGGSILFVFGLKLLFSF; encoded by the coding sequence ATGGGTGTGTTCATCGGTGAGCTTGTGGCGCTATCGATGATGGCGTTCGCGTTAGGAATGGACGCGTTTTCCGTCGCGTTAGGCATGGGGTTGTTTCGCTTGCGATTCAAACAAATTTTTTATATAGGCGTAACGATTGGCGTTTTTCATATTATTATGCCGCTTCTAGGAATTTTCGCCGGCCGCTTTTTATCGCAGCAGTTTGGCGGCATCGCTTCCTATATCGGCGGAGTGTTGCTGCTATTGTTAGGAATGCAAATGATCGCTACATCCTTTAAAAAGGAAGACGATTCATTTGCTTCGCCGATGGGAATAGGACTTATTTTTTTTGCTTTTAGCGTGAGTCTTGACAGTTTTTCCGTTGGGCTTAGTCTCGGCATTTACGGAGCGCGAACGTTGCTGACGATTTTATTGTTCGGTTTTTTCAGCATGATATTGACATGGATAGGATTAATGCTGGGCCGCCATTTTCAACAATGGCTTGGCGCTTACAGCGAAGCGCTTGGCGGCAGCATTTTATTTGTGTTTGGACTGAAGCTATTATTTTCGTTTTAA
- a CDS encoding L-threonylcarbamoyladenylate synthase — protein sequence MNTKVWVVDNIVDKRLIYSQIKEAAQWLKDGEVVAFPTETVYGLGANAKDTKAVEKIFAAKGRPSDNPLIVHIAHLQQLDEIVSDVPCLARTLIEHFWPGPLTLILPKKEGVISDKVTAGLSTVAVRMPAHPVALALIEESGLPLAAPSANISGRPSPTTAAHVFADLNGQIAGIVDGGETGIGVESTVLDCTSDVPTILRPGGVTKEALEQVIGNVAADSALTDERQTPKSPGMKYTHYAPKSPMAIVQGSPSFLQTLVNQQRALGKKVGVMTTEENRSFYDADVVLTCGSRHDLRTVASRLYDTLRKFDETNVDFIYSESFPTEGIGAAIMNRLRKAAGHQVIAEK from the coding sequence GTGAACACGAAAGTTTGGGTTGTGGATAATATTGTTGATAAACGGCTTATTTATTCACAGATTAAAGAGGCCGCGCAATGGCTGAAAGACGGCGAAGTGGTGGCATTCCCGACGGAAACGGTGTACGGATTGGGAGCAAACGCAAAAGACACGAAGGCGGTGGAAAAAATTTTTGCGGCAAAAGGCCGGCCGAGCGACAACCCGCTTATTGTCCACATCGCTCATTTGCAACAGCTGGACGAGATTGTTTCCGACGTTCCTTGCCTCGCGAGAACGTTAATCGAACATTTTTGGCCGGGACCGCTTACGCTCATTTTGCCAAAAAAAGAAGGAGTCATTTCCGACAAAGTGACAGCAGGATTATCGACCGTAGCGGTGCGCATGCCAGCTCATCCTGTTGCCCTTGCGCTAATCGAAGAAAGCGGATTGCCGTTAGCCGCGCCGAGCGCTAATATATCAGGGCGTCCGAGCCCGACGACAGCGGCGCATGTGTTCGCCGATTTAAACGGACAGATTGCCGGCATTGTCGATGGAGGAGAAACAGGTATTGGCGTCGAATCGACCGTGCTTGACTGCACCTCCGATGTGCCGACGATTTTGCGCCCCGGCGGTGTGACAAAAGAAGCGCTTGAACAAGTAATCGGAAACGTCGCCGCCGACAGCGCGCTGACGGACGAACGGCAAACGCCGAAATCGCCTGGGATGAAATATACACATTACGCCCCAAAATCGCCGATGGCGATCGTCCAAGGATCCCCTTCTTTTTTGCAAACGCTTGTGAATCAGCAACGGGCGCTTGGAAAAAAAGTCGGGGTAATGACAACGGAAGAAAACCGCTCGTTTTATGATGCCGACGTGGTGTTGACGTGCGGGTCGCGCCATGATTTGCGCACCGTAGCGAGCCGTTTATATGATACGCTTCGCAAATTTGACGAAACGAACGTTGACTTCATTTATAGCGAATCGTTTCCAACGGAGGGGATCGGCGCCGCGATTATGAACCGGCTCAGAAAAGCGGCGGGCCATCAAGTGATTGCGGAAAAATAA